DNA sequence from the Deinococcus seoulensis genome:
GAGCGAGTAGGAGAGAAGCGGGTTCCGGACGTGGAGTTGACAGATCGGTGGTGTTCCGATCTGTTAACGAAACAAACGGAATCCGTATCAGGCGGGGAGGGTGCGGGCGGCGCGGAGGTTGTTGCGGGCCATGACACCCCAGGCGATCAGGGTCAGGGCGGCGCACAGCACGAACACGCTGCGGTACCCGAAGGTCTGCGCGACCGCGCCGGACGTGACGCCGCTGAGCATCGCGCCGACGCTGCTGGTGTTCGCGAAGAGGGTGGTGGCGGCGCTGAAACGGCCGGGCATCAGCGTCTGGAAGTAGGTCATGCCCAGGCCCGCCAGGATCGCCAGGACGACCGCGCGCACGACCTGCGCGGCGATCAGCAGCGGCAGGCTGTTCGACAGGACGATCAGCGCGAAGTGCAGCACGAACAAGCCCATCCCGGCGGCGATCAGGGTGGGCACGCCGGGCAGGCGCCGCCACATGACCAGGGCCAGCATGACCGGGATTTCCAGCAGGGCGCACAGGCCCACCAGGAACCCGACCTCGCGGGCGTCGCCACCCAGGGTGTCGGTCACGAACAGCGGGAACATCGCCATGCCCATCTGCATGCTCATGCCGTACAGCACGAACGCGGCGGCTCCGAAGGCGATCACGCGGCGGTTGGCGCGGCGGGTCTGCGCGGCGGCCTGTTGCGCGCCGCGTTCCTGCTCGGCGGTGGTCTGGGCAGCGCCGGGGCTGGGCAGCGGGCGGCGGCCCGGCACGCGGATCAGTGGCAGGGCGGCCAGCGCGAAGCACGCGGCGGCGGCCAGGAACACGGCGCGGTAGTCGCTGTCGCCCAGCAGCAGGGCGCCCAGGCCGGGGCCGACCACCCACGACAGGCTGAACACGCTGCGCAGCACGGTCATGGCGCGGTCGGCGAGGTCTGCGGGGACGTCCCTCAGGCTGGCGCGCGCGAACGAGAACACCTGCGGGAACGCGGCGGCCCCCAGCGACAGCAGCAGCACCCCGATGACCAGCAGGCCCGCGAAGCTGGCCGTGACGCTGATCAGGGCGTACGCGGCGGTCCCGGCGGCCAGGGTGGCCATCACGATGGGTTTGCGGTTGGGCAGGCGGTCGCTCCAGCGGGCCAGCAGCGTGGCGACCAGCACGGCGGCCACGGCGTTCAGGGTCAGGAACACCCCGATCTGGAAGGGGCTCATGCCGACGCGGTTCACGGCGTACAGCGCCAGGTATGGCACGGCCAGTGACAGCCCGAAGCCCAGCAGGAACACACTCAGGGCCAGTCCGGTGGCGTGCGGGAGCTTCAGCATGCTGCCCAGGCCTGCGGGGGTGGGGGGCGCGGCGACCGTCATTCGGATGCTCGTTCTGGGTGGTCTGCGGGGGTCCGTCCGTTCATCCGGACCACTGTAAGCCCGCCGCGCCGGGATGGACCGTGAGGAGGTGCTAGCCTCCGGCATGACCCCTGAACCGATCAAGACGCTGCCCCGCCGTCAGGACGTTCCGCAGGAGCAGACCTGGGACATCGAGGCCCTGTACGCCACGCCCGACGCCTGGGCTGCCGAGGGAGACGCCCTGAGCCGCGACATCGCCACGCTGTCTGCCCACGCCGGACAGCTGGGCACCCCGGACGGCCTGCTGGCCTACCTGTCGGCCGCCGACGACGTGGAACTGCGCCTGACCCGCTTCATGTCGTACGCCGGCATGACCGCCAGCGTGGACGGCCGGGACGCCGTGGCCGCCGCCCGCCGCGACCGCGCTGGGAACCTGGGCGCGCAGTACGGCAGCACGACTGCCTTCTACCGCCCGGAACTGCTGGCCCTGGACGAGGCGACCGTGCGCGGCTGGCTGGACACCCCGGCCTTCGCGGACCAGCGCGTGCGCCTGGAACGCATCCTGCGCGGCAAGCCGCACGTCCGCAGCGCCGAGGTCGAGGAACTGCTGGGCGCCGTGCAGGCCCCCTTCGCCTCCGAGCGGGGCATTCACCCGGCGCTGGCGAACATGGACCTGCGTTTCGGCACGGCGGGCGGCGAGACGGTCACGCAGGGGAACGTGGACCGCCTGACCTCCCACCCGGACCGCGAGGTGCGCCGCGAGGCCTGGGAAGGGTACGCCGACGCGCACCTCGCCGCGCGGCACTCGCAGGCCGCCATGTACGCCACGAACATCCGCCAGAGCGTCTTCCTGGCCCGCGCCCGCCGCTACCCGGACGCGATCACGGCGTCCCTGGCCCCCGACCGCATCCCCACCGACGTGGTCACCACCCTGCTGGACACGTACCGCGCCAGCACCCCCATCTGGCACCGCTACTGGCGGGTGCGCCGCGACTGGCTGGGCCTGAACGAACTGCGCGAGTATGACGTGAAGGCCGCGCTGGTCCCCCCCCGCCACGTGGACTACGCGCAGGCCGTCACCTGGATCGGCGAGGGCATGGCCCCCCTGGGCGAGGCGTACGTGCAGGACATGCTCTCGGGCCTGACCACCGAACGCTGGGTGGACTACGCCGAGAACGACGGCAAACGCCAGGGCGCGTACAGCAACGGCGGCGGGCGCGTCAAACCGTTCATCTTCATGACCTGGAACGACACCATGAACAGCTACAGCACCCTGGCGCACGAGATCGGGCACTCCATGCACTCGCTGCTGTCCATGCGTGAGCACCCGTACTCGGTGCCGCGCTACACGCTGTTCCACGCGGAAGTCGCCAGCAACTTCAATCAGGCGATGGTGCGCGCCCACCTGCTGAAACAGGCCCGCCAGAGCGGCGACACCGAGTTCGAGGTGCAGATCATCGAGGAAGCCCTCTCGAACTTCCACCGGTACTTCT
Encoded proteins:
- a CDS encoding sugar efflux transporter; this encodes MTVAAPPTPAGLGSMLKLPHATGLALSVFLLGFGLSLAVPYLALYAVNRVGMSPFQIGVFLTLNAVAAVLVATLLARWSDRLPNRKPIVMATLAAGTAAYALISVTASFAGLLVIGVLLLSLGAAAFPQVFSFARASLRDVPADLADRAMTVLRSVFSLSWVVGPGLGALLLGDSDYRAVFLAAAACFALAALPLIRVPGRRPLPSPGAAQTTAEQERGAQQAAAQTRRANRRVIAFGAAAFVLYGMSMQMGMAMFPLFVTDTLGGDAREVGFLVGLCALLEIPVMLALVMWRRLPGVPTLIAAGMGLFVLHFALIVLSNSLPLLIAAQVVRAVVLAILAGLGMTYFQTLMPGRFSAATTLFANTSSVGAMLSGVTSGAVAQTFGYRSVFVLCAALTLIAWGVMARNNLRAARTLPA
- the pepF gene encoding oligoendopeptidase F; the encoded protein is MTPEPIKTLPRRQDVPQEQTWDIEALYATPDAWAAEGDALSRDIATLSAHAGQLGTPDGLLAYLSAADDVELRLTRFMSYAGMTASVDGRDAVAAARRDRAGNLGAQYGSTTAFYRPELLALDEATVRGWLDTPAFADQRVRLERILRGKPHVRSAEVEELLGAVQAPFASERGIHPALANMDLRFGTAGGETVTQGNVDRLTSHPDREVRREAWEGYADAHLAARHSQAAMYATNIRQSVFLARARRYPDAITASLAPDRIPTDVVTTLLDTYRASTPIWHRYWRVRRDWLGLNELREYDVKAALVPPRHVDYAQAVTWIGEGMAPLGEAYVQDMLSGLTTERWVDYAENDGKRQGAYSNGGGRVKPFIFMTWNDTMNSYSTLAHEIGHSMHSLLSMREHPYSVPRYTLFHAEVASNFNQAMVRAHLLKQARQSGDTEFEVQIIEEALSNFHRYFFIMPTLAAFELEAYRRIEAGGTLSAPDLNTLTADLLAQGYGDGVTMDRERSGILWAQFSTHLYANFYAYQYATGISAAHQLLETFAGDPDAARENYLRFLRSGGRLDPIDALREAGVDMLSPAPVQATFRTLEGYVARLEELLAQRR